One segment of Erigeron canadensis isolate Cc75 chromosome 2, C_canadensis_v1, whole genome shotgun sequence DNA contains the following:
- the LOC122588372 gene encoding midasin-like: protein MAIDGSFRIEKELERFLLRCPKLAVIPKLSNLLKKGKGLTEVELIDGVAELFLHPRYTIPLVGCFRPIVRKIVDKAVALLRVHDLKSNNSNEMLDFDEGVLFTESESSEDEEIIDLVDRYVNCERGLRLHELSCLALSRALDLVPHLSGCVRDYFEFAPPPFIRVMKKGLVAQSSLQERVHLLDAVRVSYRLLLAETDVFSRLWDWSRFLDFVHEITTFDGGNADLLMDIRWCAAQILTVVLKMNDGFVRKNRTSDMVTSDFGFDDEEAFGCLLRWKEFLQDVMLEKAGWYLEPFRESTSGPSDVNLDHDKYSSILGIEALSWDNMEETWDIPKIGRPFVITSAVKKSFEMVLLAVSQRWPVLLYGPAGAGKTALISRLALGHGSQVLSIHMDEQIDGKTLIGSYVCAEQPGEFRWQPGSLTQAIINGLWVVFEDIDKAPADVQSILLPLLEGSSSFLTGHGEAIRVSESFRLFSTVSSSRLDTSTVTTARNSLGSLWRRVMVGPPSSSDLLSIVKAWYPELESLGGKLIGITDLMLFEMVHQTFEEVNKVASQTGTSVTISSADRFSLRHLLKWCKRISGLGFHIADDNPSYYVAKGIHQEAVDVFATSSSSVDMQSRILRELAIIWKIPTSTAKTLCPDDKPVVQSLGSGIRIGRASLKCIGKRKPVSHEIKSFVEIRTSLHALERVAVSVYCNEPVLLVGETGTGKTTLVQNLAARLGQKLTVLNLSQQSDIADLLGGFKPMNPQFLCLSLYDKFEKLFSRTFSLKNNETFLANLRKSASDKNWKRLCSGLQKGVRKVVEIGKQHKTGEKRKRSLGDELVKEWDMLSSRIDTAQAQMSASDGMVFTFVEGVFISALKEGHWILLDEVNLAPPETLQRVIGVLEDEGGSLCLAERGDVSYISRHPDFRIFACMNPATDAGKRDLPLSLRSRFTEYFMNDVLEDEDLILFINKFMEADPSIKETTSKVLKFYKIAKKEADESLQDGANQKPQYSLRSLYRALEYTKKARQPFGFLKAVYDGFSMFFLTMLDPPSAKLMDTSIVKYLLDGKVAPHVTFHEYLVKKWPGMSLSKSNDFVDNYVLTESVKWQLSNLARALFVGKYPVLLQGPTSSGKTSLVQYLAAITGNEFVRINNHEHTDLQEYLGSYITDATGKLVFQEGVLVKAVRHGYWIVLDELNLAPSDVLEALNRLLDDNRELFVPELCETIRAHSNFMLFATQNPPTFYGGRKMLSRAFRNRFVEIHVDEIPQNELITILEKRCKIAPTYAKKMIDVMKDLQLHRQSSKVFAGKHGFITPRDLFRWADRYRMFGKSYKDLGRDGYYLLAERLRDDKEKKVVLEILEKHLRIELPSSSMYKEENIDGDAAMDLGKLLAASGDLKDVVWTDSMWRLYFLVARCYILREPVLLVGETGGGKTTVCQLLSFALKSKLHILNCHQYTETSDFLGGFYPVRERSKLASDFKSLCENLLQSKAFKNFPCDGTISLDINQASTTLDQVTKMIQYYQEGQFPSEVTPNEVDCVKKISQKLSHTYQKWCTIFNWQDGPLVQAMKTGDMFLVDEISLADDSVLERLNSVLEPERKLSLAEKGGPDLEKITANEKFFILATMNPGGDYGKKELSPALRNRFTEIWVPPVSELKELESIALKKISGPELSAVANVMIIFWEWFNGLQTGRVLTVRDLLSWIDFINVTDTSLGPEKKLVHGAFLVLLDGLSLGSGISRIEANVLRENCQSFLMSQLEKSRLSLNQAKLLATENYGWSDLPRSDEAMSSNGMEVDSSFGIHPFYIEKGNRRLEAEGFDFLAPTTRRNSLRVLRAMQLKKPVLLEGSPGVGKTSLVLALGKFSGHSVVRINLSEQTDIMDLLGSDLPIESDEGMQFAWSDGILLQALKNGSWVLLDELNLAPQSVLEV, encoded by the exons ATGGCAATCGACGGGAGTTTTCGTATCGAGAAAGAGCTTGAAAGGTTTCTTCTTCGGTGTCCTAAGCTTGCCGTTATTCCTAAGTTGAGTAACTTACTCAAAAAG ggTAAAGGATTGACAGAGGTGGAGTTGATTGATGGAGTAGCAGAGTTGTTTTTACATCCTCGTTACACGATTCCGTTAGTGGGATGTTTCCGTCCGATAGTGCGGAAGATTGTTGATAAGGCTGTGGCGTTGTTGCGTGTGCATGATTTGAAGTCCAACAATTCTAATGAGATGTTGGATTTTGATGAAGGAGTATTGTTTACGGAGAGTGAAAGTTCAGAGGATGAAGAAATAATAGATCTTGTTGATAGATATGTCAACTGTGAGAGAGGTTTGAGGCTTCACGAGCTTTCGTGTTTAGCGTTATCAAGAGCGCTTGATTTGGTTCCTCATCTATCCGG GTGTGTAAGGGATTACTTTGAATTTGCACCACCTCCATTTATAAGGGTTATGAAGAAGGGGCTAGTGGCTCAGTCATCATTGCAG GAGCGAGTACATCTGTTAGATGCTGTGCGTGTATCATATCGCCTCCTTTTAGCAGAAACCGATGTTTTTTCTAGGTTATGGGATTGGTCTCGTTTTTTGGACTTTGTACACGAGATCACTACTTTTGATGGTGGAAATGCAGACCTTTTGATGGACATAAGATGGTGTGCGGCTCAAATATTAACAGTGGTTTTGAAGATGAATGACGGTTTTGTACGGAAAAATAGGACAAGTGACATGGTGACTTCAGACTTTggatttgatgatgaagaagcaTTTGGGTGTTTATTGCG GTGGAAAGAATTTCTTCAAGACGTCATGTTGGAGAAGGCTGGCTGGTATCTTGAACCCTTTAGGGAAAGCACATCGGGTCCTTCCGATGTAAATTTAGATCACGATAAATACTCATCCATTTTGGGTATCGAGGCACTAAGTTGGGACAACATGGAGGAGACATG GGATATACCTAAAATTGGAAGACCTTTTGTTATAACATCTGCCGTGAAGAAAAGTTTTGAGATGGTTCTGTTGGCAGTGAGTCAGAGGTGGCCTGTTCTTCTCTATGGTCCAGCTGGTGCAGGCAAAACTGCTCTCATTAGCAGGTTAGCGCTGGGTCATGGAAGTCAAG TTTTATCTATTCACATGGATGAGCAAATTGATGGAAAAACACTAATTGGGAGCTATGTATGTGCTGAACAACCTGGTGAATTTAGGTGGCAGCCTGGTTCCCTTACTCAG GCTATCATTAATGGACTTTGGGTTGTATTTGAGGACATTGATAAAGCTCCTGCAGATGTACAATCTATTCTGTTACCGTTGCTAGAGGGTTCTAGTTCATTTTTAACTGGCCATGGGGAG GCAATAAGGGTCAGCGAAAGCTTTCGCCTTTTTTCCACAGTATCGAGCTCAAGGCTAGACACATCCACTGTGACAACAG CTAGGAACTCCCTTGGCTCACTATGGAGGAGAGTAATGGTTGGTCCTCCAAGTAGTAGTGACTTGCTAAGTATCGTGAAAGCCTGGTACCCGGAGTTGGAATCTCTTGGTGGAAAACTCATAGGTATTACCGATTTAATGTTGTTTGAAATGGTTCATC AAACCTTCGAAGAAGTTAACAAAGTTGCATCTCAAACTGGAACATCTGTCACCATTTCATCTGCTGACAGGTTTTCATTGAG GCATCTTTTGAAGTGGTGCAAGCGAATTTCTGGTTTGGGTTTTCATATTGCGGATGATAATCCTTCATATTATGTAGCTAAGGGCATCCATCAAGAG GCTGTGGATGTCTTTGCAACTTCTTCAAGCTCAGTGGATATGCAATCGAGAATTTTGAGAGAGTTGGCTATAATTTGGAAGATACCAACTTCAACTGCCAAAACTTTATGCCCCGATGATAAACCTGTTGTTCAG AGCTTGGGGTCTGGTATACGTATTGGACGAGCATCTCTTAAGTGCATCGGAAAAAGAAAACCT GTATCTCACGAGATCAAGTCGTTCGTTGAGATTCGTACTTCACTGCATGCCCTTGAAAGGGTGGCTGTATCTGTTTATTGTAATGAACCTGTTCTTTTGGTGGGTGAAACTGGTACCGGTAAGACAACATTGGTGCAGAATTTGGCTGCAAGGCTTGGTCAGAAACTTACAGTTTTG AACTTGAGCCAGCAAAGTGATATTGCAGACCTGTTGGGAGGTTTTAAGCCTATGAATCCACAATTCTTATGCCTTTCTCTATATGATAAGTTTGAAAAACTCTTTAGCCGTACTTTCTCTTTAAAG AATAATGAGACTTTCCTTGCCAACTTAAGAAAGTCTGCTAGTGATAAAAATTGGAAGAGGTTATGTAGTGGTCTTCAGAAGGGTGTCCGTAAAGTGGTTGAAATTGGAAAACAACACAAAACTGGTGAAAAAAGAAAACGGTCTTTAGGTGATGAGTTAGTAAAAGAATGGGACATGTTATCTTCAAGAATTGATACAGCTCAAGCACAAATGAGTGCTTCGGACGGGATGGTATTTACGTTTGTAGAGGGAGTTTTTATATCGGCTTTAAAAGAAGGTCATTGGATATTACTGGATGAGGTTAATTTAGCACCGCCTGAAACTCTTCAGAGAGTTATCGGTGTTCTTGAAGATGAAGGTGGGTCCCTTTGCTTAGCAGAAAGAGGAGATGTGAGCTATATATCTCGGCACCCTGACTTCCGGATATTTGCTTGTATGAATCCAGCAACTGATGCCGGTAAACGAGATCTTCCGTTGTCGTTAAGAAGTCGATTTACTGAATATTTTATGAATGATGTTTTGGAAGATGAAGATCtgattctttttattaataaatttatggAGGCAGACCCTTCAATTAAAGAAACAACTAGTAAAGTCctgaagttttataaaattgcAAAGAAGGAAGCTGATGAGAGTCTCCAGGATGGGGCTAATCAAAAGCCGCAGTACAGTTTAAGGTCTCTTTATCGTGCCTTAGAATATACAAAAAAGGCAAGACAACCATTTGGATTTCTGAAGGCTGTTTATGATGGATTTTCGATGTTTTTTCTTACTATGTTAGATCCTCCCAGTGCCAAGTTAATGGACACATCAATTGTGAAATACCTACTTGATGGAAAAGTGGCCCCACATGTCACATTCCATGAGTATCTTGTGAAAAAGTGGCCTGGCATGTCACTTTCCAAATCTAATGATTTTGTAGACAACTATGTTTTGACTGAAAGTGTTAAGTGGCAACTTAGCAACTTGGCACGAGCTCTATTTGTAGGAAAATATCCAGTTCTTTTGCAGGGGCCTACATCTAGTGGAAAGACTAGTCTTGTTCAGTATCTTGCTGCAATAACTGGCAATGAATTTGTTCGCATTAATAACCATGAACACACAGATCTTCAAGAATACTTGGGTTCTTACATAACTGACGCCACTGGAAAACTGGTTTTTCAAGAAGGGGTGTTGGTTAAGGCAGTTAGGCATGGGTATTGGATCGTTCTTGATGAGCTTAATTTGGCCCCATCTGATGTTTTAGAAGCATTAAATAGGTTGCTTGATGATAATCGTGAACTTTTTGTGCCTGAATTATGTGAAACTATCCGTGCACATTCGAATTTTATGCTGTTTGCTACTCAAAATCCACCAACTTTTTATGGTGGGCGCAAGATGCTTTCTAGAGCATTCCGGAATCGATTTGTGGAGATTCATGTGGATGAAATCCCACAAAATGAACTGATCACAATTTTGGAGAAACGTTGCAAAATAGCTCCTACCTATGCGAAGAAAATGATTGATGTCATGAAAGATTTGCAACTACATAGGCAGAGCAGTAAAGTTTTTGCTGGAAAGCACGGGTTTATCACCCCTCGAGATTTGTTTCGGTGGGCAGATAGGTATAGGATGTTTGGAAAATCGTATAAAGATTTAGGACGTGATGGGTATTATTTGTTAGCAGAAAGACTCCGTGATGATAAAGAGAAAAAAGTAGTTCTTGAAATTCTGGAAAAACATTTGAGAATTGAACTTCCTAGCAGTAGTATGTACAAGGAG GAAAACATAGATGGGGATGCAGCTATGGACTTGGGAAAATTGTTGGCTGCTTCCGGGGATCTTAAAGA TGTGGTTTGGACCGACAGTATGTGGCGGTTGTACTTCCTTGTAGCTCGCTGTTACATTTTACGTGAACCTGTACTTCTCGTTGGAGAGACTGGTGGTGGGAAGACTACTGTGTGTCAGCTACTGAGTTTTGCATTGAAATCCAAATTACATATTCTGAATTGCCATCAATACACAGAGACTTCTGATTTTCTTGGG GGATTTTATCCAGTTCGTGAAAGATCAAAACTTGCTTCTGACTTTAAAAGTCTGTGCGAGAATTTGCTGCAGTCAAAAGCGTTTAAAAACTTTCCTTGTGATGGT ACTATTTCTTTGGACATTAATCAAGCTTCAACTACACTTGATCAAGTGACTAAGATGATACAGTATTACCAAGAAGGCCAGTTTCCTTCCGAGGTCACCCCAAATGAAGTTGACTGTGTAAAAAAAATCAGCCAAAAGCTATCTCACACTTACCAAAAGTGGTGCACGATTTTTAACTGGCAAGATGGTCCCCTAGTTCAAGCAATGAAGACCGGTGATATGTTTCTTGTGGATGAAATTTCATTGGCTGATGATAGTGTTCTTGAAAGATTGAATAGTGTGTTGGAACCAGAGAGAAAATTG TCTTTGGCAGAAAAAGGGGGCCCCGATCTTGAGAAAATAACAGCAAATGAAAAGTTTTTCATACTTGCTACTATGAATCCTGGGGGTGATTATGGTAAAAAGGAATTATCTCCAGCACTCCGCAATAGGTTTACAGAAATATGGGTACCCCCTGTGAGCGAGTTGAAGGAGCTGGAAAGTATAGCATTAAAGAA GATATCTGGTCCTGAACTCTCTGCTGTGGCGAATGTTATGATAATTTTCTGGGAG TGGTTTAACGGGTTACAAACGGGAAGAGTGCTTACCGTGAGAGATCTTTTGTCATGGATAGATTTTATCAATGTGACTGATACAAGTTTAGGTCCGGAGAAGAAGTTGGTGCATGGTGCCTTTCTTGTCTTACTTGATGgactaagcttag GTTCAGGAATTTCCAGAATTGAGGCAAACGTCTTGAGGGAAAATTGCCAGTCATTTCTTATGTCGCAATTGGAG AAAAGCAGATTGAGCTTGAATCAGGCAAAACTTTTGGCGACCGAAAATTATGGTTGGTCTGATCTTCCAAGGTCTGACGAGGCCATGTCTAGTAATGGTATGGAGGTGGACAGCTCCTTTGGAATTCATCCATTttatattgagaaag GTAATAGGCGTCTAGAGGCTGAAGGGTTTGATTTTCTGGCACCAACCACCCGCAGAAATTCATTACGTGTACTGCGGGCCATGCAGCTTAAAAAGCCTG TTTTGTTGGAAGGAAGTCCAGGTGTTGGAAAGACAAGTCTAGTGCTTGCTCTTGGAAAATTTTCTGGGCATTCTGTTGTAAGAATAAACTTATCAGAGCAG ACTGACATCATGGACTTACTGGGATCTGACTTGCCCATTGAAAGTGATGAAGGAATGCAGTTTGCTTGGTCTGATGGTATCCTGCTGCAG GCTCTGAAGAATGGATCTTGGGTTTTGCTGGATGAACTTAATCTTGCTCCTCAATCTGTGTTGGAGGTATGA
- the LOC122588373 gene encoding cytochrome b561 domain-containing protein At4g18260-like, whose amino-acid sequence MSLAHLGSYQVVFTMHGSKKKLVLSFMPTTFLAFDLLPFVVCSSNENHLTIPHKYFNQASNHHKVISPRVMFEIKVHGILLWASMGFLMPLGVLLIRMFNKEGCSPRKLKVIIYIHAILQILAVLLAFAAVILSILSFENSFGNAHQRIGLALYAAILVQILAGLRRPKRGTKGRTFWYVFHWIFGTAISLVGILNTYTGLKAYHRRTSMSARVWSILFTVEVSLMAFFYLFQEKWDYMHKQGENTGDEPVMVIFSDHVDNIRKEVLPPQPSRKSNSLGNYFAKNNALNKLFQAT is encoded by the exons ATGTCTTTGGCTCAT TTAGGAAGCTATCAAGTGGTTTTCACAATGCATGGatctaaaaaaaaacttgttcttTCATTTATGCCTACAACTTTTCTTGCATTTGATCTCTTACCATTTGTTGTTTGTTCTTCCAATGAAAACCACCTCACCATTCCTCACAAATACTTCAATCAAGCTTCTAATCACCACAAG GTGATCAGTCCTCGTGTGATGTTTGAGATAAAGGTTCATGGAATTCTGTTGTGGGCTTCCATGGGATTCTTGATGCCTCTTGGTGTACTCTTGATAAGAATGTTTAATAAAGAAGGATGCAGCCCCAGAAAGCTTAAAGTTATAATCTACATTCATGCTATTCTACAG ATACTTGCGGTGCTTCTTGCATTTGCAGCAGTAATATTGTCTATATTGAGTTTCGAGAATTCTTTCGGCAATGCTCACCAGAGAATAGGATTGGCACTTTATGCTGCCATCTTGGTACAAATCTTGGCCGGGCTTCGCAGGCCTAAGAG AGGAACCAAAGGGAGAACATTCTGGTATGTTTTCCACTGGATATTTGGAACAGCAATTTCATTAGTTGGGATTTTGAACACCTATACAGGTCTAAAAGCATATCACAGAAGGACGTCGATGAGTGCACGGGTTTGGAGTATACTTTTCACAGTTGAGGTGTCACTCATGGCTTTTTTCTacctttttcaagaaaaatgggATTACATGCATAAACAAGGAGAAAATACAGGTGATGAACCAGTCATGGTGATCTTTTCTGATCATGTGGATAATATTCGAAAGGAAGTGTTGCCACCTCAACCATCAAGAAAGAGTAATTCATTAGGGAATTACTTTGCCAAAAACAATGCCTTGAATAAGTTGTTTCAAGCAACGTAA